One Hevea brasiliensis isolate MT/VB/25A 57/8 chromosome 5, ASM3005281v1, whole genome shotgun sequence genomic region harbors:
- the LOC110662804 gene encoding phosphatidylinositol 4-phosphate 5-kinase 4-like isoform X4, with the protein MSKEQSGVVKAWEATVRKTQAAKKRANSIFGTISVAHADDENEDDHDRSSRGALQEPYIAEKVLLNGDYYTGQWFDNLPCGQGKYLWTDGCMYIGEWNKGKKMGRGRFSWPSGACYEGEFKSGYMDGNGVYTGPSGDTYKGQWVMNLKHGYGVKSFANGDLYDGEWRRGLQEGHGKYQWTNGNHYVGDWKNGMICGKGTFVWNNGNRYDGNWEDGVPKGNGTFKWPDGTFYVGNWSKDPSEQNGTYYPAGSSTEQNLEWDPQDVYKIHLSDSQICPGEKVSILPSQKRLAVWNSSKCGGEKPRRMSVDGRVSVGIERPFDRLDMWDGEDDGGSDGNLMVRKAIEADLLGLHVEEGFPKCLPIKVPKVVKRQGETICKGHKNYELMLNLQLGIRHSVGRPAPVASLDLKASAFDPKEKVWTRFPSEGTKHTPPHQSSEFKWKDYCPLVFRTLRKLFKVDPADYMLSICGNDALRELSSPGKSGSFFYLTNDDRYMIKTMKKAEVKVLIRMLAAYYNHVRVFENTLVTKFFGLHCVKLTGATQKKVRFIIMGNLFCSEYIIHRRFDLKGSSLGRITDKPESEIESTTILKDLDLNFIFRLQKAWFQEFCRQVDRDCEFLEQERIMDYSLLVGLHFREVSHNGDLIPSATRINSGVILRLHIEKCRWARIRLGLNMPARVERTMRRNDCESQLVGEPTGECYDVIMFFGIIDILQDYDISKKLEHAYKSIQYDPTSISAVDPKQYSRRFRDFIFKIFTEEA; encoded by the exons ATGAGCAAAGAACAAAGTGGAGTTGTAAAGGCATGGGAGGCCACTGTACGCAAGACTCAGGCCGCCAAGAAACGAGCGAACAGCATCTTTGGCACCATCTCTGTAGCCCATGCAGACGATGAAAATGAAGATGATCATGATCGTAGCAGTAGAGGTGCCTTACAGGAACCTTACATTGCAGAAAAAGTCTTGCTTAATGGAGATTACTATACAGGCCAATGGTTCGATAATTTACCTTGTGGGCAAGGTAAATATCTATGGACAGATGGATGCATGTACATAGGGGAATGGAATAAAGGCAAAAAAATGGGAAGAGGAAGGTTTAGTTGGCCTTCAGGAGCTTGTTATGAAGGAGAGTTCAAAAGTGGGTATATGGATGGAAATGGTGTATATACAGGGCCTAGTGGTGATACCTATAAAGGACAATGGGTTATGAACTTGAAGCATGGCTATGGAGTAAAGAGTTTTGCCAATGGAGATTTATATGATGGCGAATGGCGCCGAGGATTGCAGGAAGGACATGGAAAATATCAGTGGACGAATGGTAACCATTATGTTGGTGACTGGAAGAATGGAATGATTTGTGGTAAAGGGACTTTTGTGTGGAATAATGGGAATAGATATGATGGGAATTGGGAAGATGGTGTGCCTAAAGGGAATGGAACATTTAAATGGCCTGATGGGACCTTTTATGTAGGGAATTGGAGCAAGGATCCTAGTGAACAAAATGGGACTTATTATCCAGCAGGTTCATCCACAGAGCAGAATCTTGAATGGGATCCTCAAGATGTGTATAAGATTCATTTATCTGATTCCCAAATTTGTCCTGGTGAAAAGGTTTCAATCTTGCCTTCACAGAAGAGGCTTGCAGTATGGAATTCGTCGAAATGTGGTGGTGAGAAGCCTAGGAGGATGTCTGTTGATGGGAGGGTAAGCGTAGGCATAGAGAGGCCATTTGATAGGTTGGATATGTGGGATGGAGAGGATGATGGTGGAAGTGATGGAAATCTGATGGTTAGGAAAGCTATCGAAGCTGATTTGTTAGGTTTACATGTTGAAGAAGGGTTTCCAAAATGCCTTCCAATAAAGGTACCAAAAGTTGTGAAGAGACAAGGAGAGACAATATGCAAAGGTCATAAGAATTATGAGCTTATGCTCAATCTGCAACTGGGAATCAG GCATTCAGTTGGAAGACCAGCTCCAGTTGCATCCCTTGATTTGAAAGCTTCAGCTTTTGACCCCAAGGAGAAAGTATGGACAAGATTTCCTTCGGAGGGAACAAAACACACTCCGCCTCACCAGTCTTCTGAATTTAAATGGAAGGACTACTGCCCATTGGTTTTCAG GACTCTAAGGAAGCTATTCAAGGTGGATCCAGCAGATTACATGTTATCTATATGTGGGAATGATGCACTACGCGAACTTTCCTCTCCTGGAAAAAGTGGTAGCTTCTTTTACTTGACGAACGATGATCGCTATATGATAAAGACAATGAAGAAAGCAGAAGTAAAA GTGCTTATAAGGATGCTTGCTGCCTATTACAACCATGTTAGAGTCTTTGAGAACACTTTAGTGACCAAATTCTTTGGTCTGCATTGTGTGAAGTTAACCGGTGCTACCCAAAAGAAG GTGCGCTTCATCATTATGGGGAATCTCTTCTGCTCCGAGTACATCATCCACAGACGTTTCGACTTGAAAGGATCTTCCCTTGGTCGAATAACAGATAAACCTGAATCAGAGATTGAATCAACAACTATCCTTAAAGATTTAGATCTAAATTTCATATTTAGACTGCAGAAAGCATGGTTTCAAGAGTTTTGCAG GCAAGTAGATAGAGATTGTGAATTTCTTGAACAGGAGAGGATAATGGACTATAGCCTGCTGGTGGGTCTTCACTTTAGAGAAGTATCACATAATGGAGATCTGATTCCTTCTGCAACTCGGATTAATTCTGGAG TCATATTGCGACTACATATTGAGAAATGCAGGTGGGCTCGTATTAGATTGGGTTTAAACATGCCAGCACGAGTAGAGAGAACTATGAGAAGAAATGATTGTGAAAGTCAACTTGTGGGAGAACCAACTGGAGAGTGCTATGATGTGATAATGTTTTTTGGTATCATAGACATACTTCAGGACTATGACATCAGCAAGAAGCTTGAACATGCCTACAAATCCATCCAATATGATCCTACTTCGATATCAGCTGTGGATCCTAAGCAATACTCGAGACGCTTTCGTGACTTTATATTCAAGATTTTTACTGAAGAAGCTTGA
- the LOC110662804 gene encoding phosphatidylinositol 4-phosphate 5-kinase 5-like isoform X2 — protein sequence MSKEQSGVVKAWEATVRKTQAAKKRANSIFGTISVAHADDENEDDHDRSSRGALQEPYIAEKVLLNGDYYTGQWFDNLPCGQGKYLWTDGCMYIGEWNKGKKMGRGRFSWPSGACYEGEFKSGYMDGNGVYTGPSGDTYKGQWVMNLKHGYGVKSFANGDLYDGEWRRGLQEGHGKYQWTNGNHYVGDWKNGMICGKGTFVWNNGNRYDGNWEDGVPKGNGTFKWPDGTFYVGNWSKDPSEQNGTYYPAGSSTEQNLEWDPQDVYKIHLSDSQICPGEKVSILPSQKRLAVWNSSKCGGEKPRRMSVDGRVSVGIERPFDRLDMWDGEDDGGSDGNLMVRKAIEADLLGLHVEEGFPKCLPIKVPKVVKRQGETICKGHKNYELMLNLQLGIRHSVGRPAPVASLDLKASAFDPKEKVWTRFPSEGTKHTPPHQSSEFKWKDYCPLVFRTLRKLFKVDPADYMLSICGNDALRELSSPGKSGSFFYLTNDDRYMIKTMKKAEVKVLIRMLAAYYNHVRVFENTLVTKFFGLHCVKLTGATQKKVRFIIMGNLFCSEYIIHRRFDLKGSSLGRITDKPESEIESTTILKDLDLNFIFRLQKAWFQEFCRQVDRDCEFLEQERIMDYSLLVGLHFREVSHNGDLIPSATRINSGGETENDSGPRLSRADMDHLLLDPARWARIRLGLNMPARVERTMRRNDCESQLVGEPTGECYDVIMFFGIIDILQDYDISKKLEHAYKSIQYDPTSISAVDPKQYSRRFRDFIFKIFTEEA from the exons ATGAGCAAAGAACAAAGTGGAGTTGTAAAGGCATGGGAGGCCACTGTACGCAAGACTCAGGCCGCCAAGAAACGAGCGAACAGCATCTTTGGCACCATCTCTGTAGCCCATGCAGACGATGAAAATGAAGATGATCATGATCGTAGCAGTAGAGGTGCCTTACAGGAACCTTACATTGCAGAAAAAGTCTTGCTTAATGGAGATTACTATACAGGCCAATGGTTCGATAATTTACCTTGTGGGCAAGGTAAATATCTATGGACAGATGGATGCATGTACATAGGGGAATGGAATAAAGGCAAAAAAATGGGAAGAGGAAGGTTTAGTTGGCCTTCAGGAGCTTGTTATGAAGGAGAGTTCAAAAGTGGGTATATGGATGGAAATGGTGTATATACAGGGCCTAGTGGTGATACCTATAAAGGACAATGGGTTATGAACTTGAAGCATGGCTATGGAGTAAAGAGTTTTGCCAATGGAGATTTATATGATGGCGAATGGCGCCGAGGATTGCAGGAAGGACATGGAAAATATCAGTGGACGAATGGTAACCATTATGTTGGTGACTGGAAGAATGGAATGATTTGTGGTAAAGGGACTTTTGTGTGGAATAATGGGAATAGATATGATGGGAATTGGGAAGATGGTGTGCCTAAAGGGAATGGAACATTTAAATGGCCTGATGGGACCTTTTATGTAGGGAATTGGAGCAAGGATCCTAGTGAACAAAATGGGACTTATTATCCAGCAGGTTCATCCACAGAGCAGAATCTTGAATGGGATCCTCAAGATGTGTATAAGATTCATTTATCTGATTCCCAAATTTGTCCTGGTGAAAAGGTTTCAATCTTGCCTTCACAGAAGAGGCTTGCAGTATGGAATTCGTCGAAATGTGGTGGTGAGAAGCCTAGGAGGATGTCTGTTGATGGGAGGGTAAGCGTAGGCATAGAGAGGCCATTTGATAGGTTGGATATGTGGGATGGAGAGGATGATGGTGGAAGTGATGGAAATCTGATGGTTAGGAAAGCTATCGAAGCTGATTTGTTAGGTTTACATGTTGAAGAAGGGTTTCCAAAATGCCTTCCAATAAAGGTACCAAAAGTTGTGAAGAGACAAGGAGAGACAATATGCAAAGGTCATAAGAATTATGAGCTTATGCTCAATCTGCAACTGGGAATCAG GCATTCAGTTGGAAGACCAGCTCCAGTTGCATCCCTTGATTTGAAAGCTTCAGCTTTTGACCCCAAGGAGAAAGTATGGACAAGATTTCCTTCGGAGGGAACAAAACACACTCCGCCTCACCAGTCTTCTGAATTTAAATGGAAGGACTACTGCCCATTGGTTTTCAG GACTCTAAGGAAGCTATTCAAGGTGGATCCAGCAGATTACATGTTATCTATATGTGGGAATGATGCACTACGCGAACTTTCCTCTCCTGGAAAAAGTGGTAGCTTCTTTTACTTGACGAACGATGATCGCTATATGATAAAGACAATGAAGAAAGCAGAAGTAAAA GTGCTTATAAGGATGCTTGCTGCCTATTACAACCATGTTAGAGTCTTTGAGAACACTTTAGTGACCAAATTCTTTGGTCTGCATTGTGTGAAGTTAACCGGTGCTACCCAAAAGAAG GTGCGCTTCATCATTATGGGGAATCTCTTCTGCTCCGAGTACATCATCCACAGACGTTTCGACTTGAAAGGATCTTCCCTTGGTCGAATAACAGATAAACCTGAATCAGAGATTGAATCAACAACTATCCTTAAAGATTTAGATCTAAATTTCATATTTAGACTGCAGAAAGCATGGTTTCAAGAGTTTTGCAG GCAAGTAGATAGAGATTGTGAATTTCTTGAACAGGAGAGGATAATGGACTATAGCCTGCTGGTGGGTCTTCACTTTAGAGAAGTATCACATAATGGAGATCTGATTCCTTCTGCAACTCGGATTAATTCTGGAG GTGAGACTGAGAACGATTCCGGCCCGCGCCTTTCAAGAGCAGATATGGATCATCTTCTTCTAGACCCAGCCAG GTGGGCTCGTATTAGATTGGGTTTAAACATGCCAGCACGAGTAGAGAGAACTATGAGAAGAAATGATTGTGAAAGTCAACTTGTGGGAGAACCAACTGGAGAGTGCTATGATGTGATAATGTTTTTTGGTATCATAGACATACTTCAGGACTATGACATCAGCAAGAAGCTTGAACATGCCTACAAATCCATCCAATATGATCCTACTTCGATATCAGCTGTGGATCCTAAGCAATACTCGAGACGCTTTCGTGACTTTATATTCAAGATTTTTACTGAAGAAGCTTGA
- the LOC110662804 gene encoding phosphatidylinositol 4-phosphate 5-kinase 5-like isoform X3, which produces MSKEQSGVVKAWEATVRKTQAAKKRANSIFGTISVAHADDENEDDHDRSSRGALQEPYIAEKVLLNGDYYTGQWFDNLPCGQGKYLWTDGCMYIGEWNKGKKMGRGRFSWPSGACYEGEFKSGYMDGNGVYTGPSGDTYKGQWVMNLKHGYGVKSFANGDLYDGEWRRGLQEGHGKYQWTNGNHYVGDWKNGMICGKGTFVWNNGNRYDGNWEDGVPKGNGTFKWPDGTFYVGNWSKDPSEQNGTYYPAGSSTEQNLEWDPQDVYKIHLSDSQICPGEKVSILPSQKRLAVWNSSKCGGEKPRRMSVDGRVSVGIERPFDRLDMWDGEDDGGSDGNLMVRKAIEADLLGLHVEEGFPKCLPIKVPKVVKRQGETICKGHKNYELMLNLQLGIRHSVGRPAPVASLDLKASAFDPKEKVWTRFPSEGTKHTPPHQSSEFKWKDYCPLVFRTLRKLFKVDPADYMLSICGNDALRELSSPGKSGSFFYLTNDDRYMIKTMKKAEVKVLIRMLAAYYNHVRVFENTLVTKFFGLHCVKLTGATQKKVRFIIMGNLFCSEYIIHRRFDLKGSSLGRITDKPESEIESTTILKDLDLNFIFRLQKAWFQEFCRQVDRDCEFLEQERIMDYSLLVGLHFREVSHNGDLIPSATRINSGGFENDSGPRLSRADMDHLLLDPARWARIRLGLNMPARVERTMRRNDCESQLVGEPTGECYDVIMFFGIIDILQDYDISKKLEHAYKSIQYDPTSISAVDPKQYSRRFRDFIFKIFTEEA; this is translated from the exons ATGAGCAAAGAACAAAGTGGAGTTGTAAAGGCATGGGAGGCCACTGTACGCAAGACTCAGGCCGCCAAGAAACGAGCGAACAGCATCTTTGGCACCATCTCTGTAGCCCATGCAGACGATGAAAATGAAGATGATCATGATCGTAGCAGTAGAGGTGCCTTACAGGAACCTTACATTGCAGAAAAAGTCTTGCTTAATGGAGATTACTATACAGGCCAATGGTTCGATAATTTACCTTGTGGGCAAGGTAAATATCTATGGACAGATGGATGCATGTACATAGGGGAATGGAATAAAGGCAAAAAAATGGGAAGAGGAAGGTTTAGTTGGCCTTCAGGAGCTTGTTATGAAGGAGAGTTCAAAAGTGGGTATATGGATGGAAATGGTGTATATACAGGGCCTAGTGGTGATACCTATAAAGGACAATGGGTTATGAACTTGAAGCATGGCTATGGAGTAAAGAGTTTTGCCAATGGAGATTTATATGATGGCGAATGGCGCCGAGGATTGCAGGAAGGACATGGAAAATATCAGTGGACGAATGGTAACCATTATGTTGGTGACTGGAAGAATGGAATGATTTGTGGTAAAGGGACTTTTGTGTGGAATAATGGGAATAGATATGATGGGAATTGGGAAGATGGTGTGCCTAAAGGGAATGGAACATTTAAATGGCCTGATGGGACCTTTTATGTAGGGAATTGGAGCAAGGATCCTAGTGAACAAAATGGGACTTATTATCCAGCAGGTTCATCCACAGAGCAGAATCTTGAATGGGATCCTCAAGATGTGTATAAGATTCATTTATCTGATTCCCAAATTTGTCCTGGTGAAAAGGTTTCAATCTTGCCTTCACAGAAGAGGCTTGCAGTATGGAATTCGTCGAAATGTGGTGGTGAGAAGCCTAGGAGGATGTCTGTTGATGGGAGGGTAAGCGTAGGCATAGAGAGGCCATTTGATAGGTTGGATATGTGGGATGGAGAGGATGATGGTGGAAGTGATGGAAATCTGATGGTTAGGAAAGCTATCGAAGCTGATTTGTTAGGTTTACATGTTGAAGAAGGGTTTCCAAAATGCCTTCCAATAAAGGTACCAAAAGTTGTGAAGAGACAAGGAGAGACAATATGCAAAGGTCATAAGAATTATGAGCTTATGCTCAATCTGCAACTGGGAATCAG GCATTCAGTTGGAAGACCAGCTCCAGTTGCATCCCTTGATTTGAAAGCTTCAGCTTTTGACCCCAAGGAGAAAGTATGGACAAGATTTCCTTCGGAGGGAACAAAACACACTCCGCCTCACCAGTCTTCTGAATTTAAATGGAAGGACTACTGCCCATTGGTTTTCAG GACTCTAAGGAAGCTATTCAAGGTGGATCCAGCAGATTACATGTTATCTATATGTGGGAATGATGCACTACGCGAACTTTCCTCTCCTGGAAAAAGTGGTAGCTTCTTTTACTTGACGAACGATGATCGCTATATGATAAAGACAATGAAGAAAGCAGAAGTAAAA GTGCTTATAAGGATGCTTGCTGCCTATTACAACCATGTTAGAGTCTTTGAGAACACTTTAGTGACCAAATTCTTTGGTCTGCATTGTGTGAAGTTAACCGGTGCTACCCAAAAGAAG GTGCGCTTCATCATTATGGGGAATCTCTTCTGCTCCGAGTACATCATCCACAGACGTTTCGACTTGAAAGGATCTTCCCTTGGTCGAATAACAGATAAACCTGAATCAGAGATTGAATCAACAACTATCCTTAAAGATTTAGATCTAAATTTCATATTTAGACTGCAGAAAGCATGGTTTCAAGAGTTTTGCAG GCAAGTAGATAGAGATTGTGAATTTCTTGAACAGGAGAGGATAATGGACTATAGCCTGCTGGTGGGTCTTCACTTTAGAGAAGTATCACATAATGGAGATCTGATTCCTTCTGCAACTCGGATTAATTCTGGAGGTTT TGAGAACGATTCCGGCCCGCGCCTTTCAAGAGCAGATATGGATCATCTTCTTCTAGACCCAGCCAG GTGGGCTCGTATTAGATTGGGTTTAAACATGCCAGCACGAGTAGAGAGAACTATGAGAAGAAATGATTGTGAAAGTCAACTTGTGGGAGAACCAACTGGAGAGTGCTATGATGTGATAATGTTTTTTGGTATCATAGACATACTTCAGGACTATGACATCAGCAAGAAGCTTGAACATGCCTACAAATCCATCCAATATGATCCTACTTCGATATCAGCTGTGGATCCTAAGCAATACTCGAGACGCTTTCGTGACTTTATATTCAAGATTTTTACTGAAGAAGCTTGA
- the LOC110662804 gene encoding phosphatidylinositol 4-phosphate 5-kinase 5-like isoform X1 yields MSKEQSGVVKAWEATVRKTQAAKKRANSIFGTISVAHADDENEDDHDRSSRGALQEPYIAEKVLLNGDYYTGQWFDNLPCGQGKYLWTDGCMYIGEWNKGKKMGRGRFSWPSGACYEGEFKSGYMDGNGVYTGPSGDTYKGQWVMNLKHGYGVKSFANGDLYDGEWRRGLQEGHGKYQWTNGNHYVGDWKNGMICGKGTFVWNNGNRYDGNWEDGVPKGNGTFKWPDGTFYVGNWSKDPSEQNGTYYPAGSSTEQNLEWDPQDVYKIHLSDSQICPGEKVSILPSQKRLAVWNSSKCGGEKPRRMSVDGRVSVGIERPFDRLDMWDGEDDGGSDGNLMVRKAIEADLLGLHVEEGFPKCLPIKVPKVVKRQGETICKGHKNYELMLNLQLGIRHSVGRPAPVASLDLKASAFDPKEKVWTRFPSEGTKHTPPHQSSEFKWKDYCPLVFRTLRKLFKVDPADYMLSICGNDALRELSSPGKSGSFFYLTNDDRYMIKTMKKAEVKVLIRMLAAYYNHVRVFENTLVTKFFGLHCVKLTGATQKKVRFIIMGNLFCSEYIIHRRFDLKGSSLGRITDKPESEIESTTILKDLDLNFIFRLQKAWFQEFCRQVDRDCEFLEQERIMDYSLLVGLHFREVSHNGDLIPSATRINSGGLFFYPFLHIYTGETENDSGPRLSRADMDHLLLDPARWARIRLGLNMPARVERTMRRNDCESQLVGEPTGECYDVIMFFGIIDILQDYDISKKLEHAYKSIQYDPTSISAVDPKQYSRRFRDFIFKIFTEEA; encoded by the exons ATGAGCAAAGAACAAAGTGGAGTTGTAAAGGCATGGGAGGCCACTGTACGCAAGACTCAGGCCGCCAAGAAACGAGCGAACAGCATCTTTGGCACCATCTCTGTAGCCCATGCAGACGATGAAAATGAAGATGATCATGATCGTAGCAGTAGAGGTGCCTTACAGGAACCTTACATTGCAGAAAAAGTCTTGCTTAATGGAGATTACTATACAGGCCAATGGTTCGATAATTTACCTTGTGGGCAAGGTAAATATCTATGGACAGATGGATGCATGTACATAGGGGAATGGAATAAAGGCAAAAAAATGGGAAGAGGAAGGTTTAGTTGGCCTTCAGGAGCTTGTTATGAAGGAGAGTTCAAAAGTGGGTATATGGATGGAAATGGTGTATATACAGGGCCTAGTGGTGATACCTATAAAGGACAATGGGTTATGAACTTGAAGCATGGCTATGGAGTAAAGAGTTTTGCCAATGGAGATTTATATGATGGCGAATGGCGCCGAGGATTGCAGGAAGGACATGGAAAATATCAGTGGACGAATGGTAACCATTATGTTGGTGACTGGAAGAATGGAATGATTTGTGGTAAAGGGACTTTTGTGTGGAATAATGGGAATAGATATGATGGGAATTGGGAAGATGGTGTGCCTAAAGGGAATGGAACATTTAAATGGCCTGATGGGACCTTTTATGTAGGGAATTGGAGCAAGGATCCTAGTGAACAAAATGGGACTTATTATCCAGCAGGTTCATCCACAGAGCAGAATCTTGAATGGGATCCTCAAGATGTGTATAAGATTCATTTATCTGATTCCCAAATTTGTCCTGGTGAAAAGGTTTCAATCTTGCCTTCACAGAAGAGGCTTGCAGTATGGAATTCGTCGAAATGTGGTGGTGAGAAGCCTAGGAGGATGTCTGTTGATGGGAGGGTAAGCGTAGGCATAGAGAGGCCATTTGATAGGTTGGATATGTGGGATGGAGAGGATGATGGTGGAAGTGATGGAAATCTGATGGTTAGGAAAGCTATCGAAGCTGATTTGTTAGGTTTACATGTTGAAGAAGGGTTTCCAAAATGCCTTCCAATAAAGGTACCAAAAGTTGTGAAGAGACAAGGAGAGACAATATGCAAAGGTCATAAGAATTATGAGCTTATGCTCAATCTGCAACTGGGAATCAG GCATTCAGTTGGAAGACCAGCTCCAGTTGCATCCCTTGATTTGAAAGCTTCAGCTTTTGACCCCAAGGAGAAAGTATGGACAAGATTTCCTTCGGAGGGAACAAAACACACTCCGCCTCACCAGTCTTCTGAATTTAAATGGAAGGACTACTGCCCATTGGTTTTCAG GACTCTAAGGAAGCTATTCAAGGTGGATCCAGCAGATTACATGTTATCTATATGTGGGAATGATGCACTACGCGAACTTTCCTCTCCTGGAAAAAGTGGTAGCTTCTTTTACTTGACGAACGATGATCGCTATATGATAAAGACAATGAAGAAAGCAGAAGTAAAA GTGCTTATAAGGATGCTTGCTGCCTATTACAACCATGTTAGAGTCTTTGAGAACACTTTAGTGACCAAATTCTTTGGTCTGCATTGTGTGAAGTTAACCGGTGCTACCCAAAAGAAG GTGCGCTTCATCATTATGGGGAATCTCTTCTGCTCCGAGTACATCATCCACAGACGTTTCGACTTGAAAGGATCTTCCCTTGGTCGAATAACAGATAAACCTGAATCAGAGATTGAATCAACAACTATCCTTAAAGATTTAGATCTAAATTTCATATTTAGACTGCAGAAAGCATGGTTTCAAGAGTTTTGCAG GCAAGTAGATAGAGATTGTGAATTTCTTGAACAGGAGAGGATAATGGACTATAGCCTGCTGGTGGGTCTTCACTTTAGAGAAGTATCACATAATGGAGATCTGATTCCTTCTGCAACTCGGATTAATTCTGGAGGTTTATTTTTTTATCCTTTCTTGCATATATACACTG GTGAGACTGAGAACGATTCCGGCCCGCGCCTTTCAAGAGCAGATATGGATCATCTTCTTCTAGACCCAGCCAG GTGGGCTCGTATTAGATTGGGTTTAAACATGCCAGCACGAGTAGAGAGAACTATGAGAAGAAATGATTGTGAAAGTCAACTTGTGGGAGAACCAACTGGAGAGTGCTATGATGTGATAATGTTTTTTGGTATCATAGACATACTTCAGGACTATGACATCAGCAAGAAGCTTGAACATGCCTACAAATCCATCCAATATGATCCTACTTCGATATCAGCTGTGGATCCTAAGCAATACTCGAGACGCTTTCGTGACTTTATATTCAAGATTTTTACTGAAGAAGCTTGA